From the genome of Pseudomonas sp. WJP1:
TGAAGGTGGCCAGTTTGCGGTCAAGGCCGTGGTGGGGCAGGACGTGGTGGTGACCAGCAAGGTGTTTGCCGACGGTCACGACAAGCTGGCGGTACGAGTGCGTTGGCAGGCCGAGGGCGATGATGCCTGGCAAAGCGAGGTCATGGCCGATCTGGGCAACAATGGCTGGCAAGGCCGCTTTCGGGTGCAGAGCCAGGGCCGCTATGTGTTCTGCATCGAAGCCTGGATCGATCAATTCGCCAGTTTTTGCTACGAACTGGAAAAAAAGCACCTGGCCGCCGTTCCGGTCAGTCTTGAGCTGCAGGAAGGTCGCCTATACGTCCAGCAAGCCGCCGAACGCGCCGAAGATCAGCTGAGCGAGCAATTGGCCGCGTTGCACCACGAACTGTCGGGATTGCTCGAAACCGAGCAGGTTGCACTGTTTCTGCACCCCCGTAGCGCCGAGCTGATGGCCCAGGCCGATCATCGTGCCTACCTGAGCCTGAGCCCGGAGTACCCGGTCGATGTCGAGCGTGAGTTGGCGCAGTTTGCCAGTTGGTATGAACTGTTCCCGCGCTCGATCACCGACGATCCGGCGCGCCATGGCACTTTTAATGACGTGCATTCACGGCTGGCGATGATCCAGGACATGGGCTTCGACGTCCTGTACTTCCCGCCGATCCACCCGATCGGGCGCAGTTATCGCAAAGGCCCGAACAATTCCCTGACCGCCGGCCCCGACGATCCAGGCAGCCCCTATGCCATCGGCAGTGAAGAGGGCGGGCACGAGGCGATTCACTCGCAGCTGGGCACCCGCGAAGACTTCCGTCGCCTGGTGGCGGCGGCCGCGGATTACGGCCTGGAGATCGCCCTCGATTTTGCCATCCAGTGTTCCCAGGACCATCCTTGGCTCAAGCAGCACCCCGGGTGGTTCAACTGGCGGCCGGACGGCACGATCAAATACGCCGAGAATCCGCCGAAAAAATACCAGGACATCGTCAATGTCGACTTCTATGCCGTCGAGGCGATCCCCAGCCTGTGGGTCGAACTGCGTGACATCGTGGTCGGCTGGGTGCAGGAAGGCGTGAAGATCTTTCGCGTCGACAACCCGCACACCAAGCCGCTGCCGTTCTGGCAGTGGCTGATCGCCGACGTTCGTGCGCTTTATCCGGAGGTGATTTTTCTCGCCGAAGCCTTTACCACCCCGGCGATGATGGCGCGGCTGGGCAAGGTCGGTTACTCGCAGAGTTACACCTACTTCACCTGGCGCAATACCAAGTCGGAGTTGGCGACCTATTTCACCGAACTCAATGAATCGCCGTGGCGCGAATGCTACCGGCCGAACTTCTTCGTCAATACACCGGATATCAACCCGGCGTTCCTGCATGAATCCGGTCGCCCCGGTTTTCTCATTCGCGCGGCATTGGCGACAATGGGTTCGGGGCTGTGGGGCATGTATTCGGGGTTCGAGTTGTGTGAATCGGCGCCGGTACCTGGCAAGGAAGAATACCTCGACTCCGAGAAGTACGAGATCCGCCCCAGGGACTTCAACGCGCCCGGCAACATCATTGCCGAGATCGCCCAGCTCAACCGCATCCGCCGGCAAAACCCGGCGCTGCACTCGCACCTGGGCCTCAAGGTCTATAACGCCTGGAACGACAACATCCTGTACTTCGGCAAGCGCAGCCCCGACGGCAGCAATTTCATCCTGGTGGCGGTCAACCTTGATCCGCACAACGTCCAGGAGGCGAATTTCGAGTTGCCGCTGTGGGAAATGGGCTTGCCGGACGATGCCAGCACCCAGGGCGAAGACTTGATGAACGGCCATCGCTGGACCTGGCATGGCAAGTACCAGTTCATGCGCATCGATCCGGCGTTTCAGCCGTTCGGGATCTGGCGAATTACCCCCTGAACCGAAATTCTGTGTGGGAGCTGGCTTGCTCCGGGCGGCGTTCCGACGAAGGCGGCAGGACAGTCAAAGCTTATGTCGCCTGACACACCGCTTTCGCGAGCAAGCCCGCTCCCACATTGACCTCATCGCGTTCGAGGCCGGTGATCGGTTCGGCTTTTCAAATTCGACAGGAGTTTCAAATGGCGAAGAAACCCAAGGCAGCCACCTTCATCAAGGACCCGCTCTGGTACAAGGACGCGGTCATCTATCAAGTTCATGTCAAATCCTACTTCGACTCCAATAACGACGGAATCGGCGACTTTCCCGGCCTGATCGCCAAGCTCGACTACATTGCCGACCTGGGCGTCAATACCATCTGGCTGTTGCCGTTCTACCCCTCGCCACGCCGCGACGATGGCTACGACATCGCCGAATACCGCGGCGTGCACAGCGACTACGGAACCATGGCCGACGCCAAGCGCTTCATCGCCGAGGCGCACAAACGCGGTTTGCGGGTGATCACC
Proteins encoded in this window:
- a CDS encoding alpha-1,4-glucan--maltose-1-phosphate maltosyltransferase, with product MTAEKPTELSYNPHMPLSQALLLPRIVIENTLPTLEGGQFAVKAVVGQDVVVTSKVFADGHDKLAVRVRWQAEGDDAWQSEVMADLGNNGWQGRFRVQSQGRYVFCIEAWIDQFASFCYELEKKHLAAVPVSLELQEGRLYVQQAAERAEDQLSEQLAALHHELSGLLETEQVALFLHPRSAELMAQADHRAYLSLSPEYPVDVERELAQFASWYELFPRSITDDPARHGTFNDVHSRLAMIQDMGFDVLYFPPIHPIGRSYRKGPNNSLTAGPDDPGSPYAIGSEEGGHEAIHSQLGTREDFRRLVAAAADYGLEIALDFAIQCSQDHPWLKQHPGWFNWRPDGTIKYAENPPKKYQDIVNVDFYAVEAIPSLWVELRDIVVGWVQEGVKIFRVDNPHTKPLPFWQWLIADVRALYPEVIFLAEAFTTPAMMARLGKVGYSQSYTYFTWRNTKSELATYFTELNESPWRECYRPNFFVNTPDINPAFLHESGRPGFLIRAALATMGSGLWGMYSGFELCESAPVPGKEEYLDSEKYEIRPRDFNAPGNIIAEIAQLNRIRRQNPALHSHLGLKVYNAWNDNILYFGKRSPDGSNFILVAVNLDPHNVQEANFELPLWEMGLPDDASTQGEDLMNGHRWTWHGKYQFMRIDPAFQPFGIWRITP